In Leisingera sp. NJS204, the following are encoded in one genomic region:
- a CDS encoding flagellar biosynthesis protein FlgN: MSDPKPQQLIDELDQILDRERKALMAGDLGKVEDLLTKKEKVIGKLNSVSELERESLVQVQTKVSRNQQLLDSAMDGIRAVAARMAETRRIRKGLDVYDQAGKRARHSTRGGGKLEKRA, translated from the coding sequence CCGAAACCTCAGCAGCTCATTGATGAACTTGATCAGATCCTGGACCGCGAGCGCAAGGCGCTGATGGCCGGCGACCTTGGCAAAGTGGAAGATCTTCTGACCAAGAAAGAGAAAGTCATCGGTAAGCTGAATTCCGTGTCAGAGCTTGAACGCGAGTCTCTGGTGCAAGTCCAAACCAAAGTCTCGCGAAACCAGCAGCTTCTGGACAGCGCCATGGACGGTATCCGTGCCGTCGCCGCCCGAATGGCCGAGACGCGCCGCATCCGAAAGGGATTGGATGTCTATGACCAGGCCGGCAAGCGGGCCCGTCATAGCACCCGAGGCGGCGGCAAGCTTGAAAAACGGGCCTGA